The sequence GCCCAGCGCGCGCCGGCGAAGTTCGTCTTCGACGACGACCTGCGCCGCGGCATGGCGGTGCAGTCGCTGGTGTCGGCCGGCTGCATCATCTCGGGCGCCACGGTGCGCCGCTCGCTGTTGTCGACGAACGTGCGCGTGCACTCCTTCGGGCTGGTGGAGGATTCGGTGATCCTGCCGGATGCCGGCCTCAATCGCCACTGCGTCCTTAGGAAGGTGATCGTCGACAAGGGCTGCAACGTCCCCGCCGGACTGGTCGTCGGCGAGGACCCGGAAATCGACGCCCGCCGCTTCCACCGCACCGAAAACGGTGTCACCCTGATCACCGCCAGCATGCTGGAACGGCTGTAGGCGTTTCGCGCCCGCGCCATTGCAACCTAGGGGCTGTCCGCCATGAACCTGTTCGACCTCACCGGCAAGGTGGCCATCGTCACCGGCGGCAACAGCGGCATCGGGCTCGGCATCGCCAAGGGCCTGGCCGGGGCTGGCGCCGCCGTCGCCATCGCGGCGCGCGACCGCCGGCGTACCGAAGGGGCGGTCGAAGAAATCCGCGCCGCCGGCGGCCAGGCAACGGCCGTCATCGCGGATGCCACAGAAGCCAAGGACATCGACCGCATGGTCGCCGAAACGGTGGCGCTCCACGGCCGGCTCGACATCCTGGTCAACAACGTCGGCGGCATCGTGCGCAAGTCGCCGCAGGATCTCAGCATCGAGGAATGGCACTGGACCATCGACGTCTGCCTGACCAGCGCCTTCCTGGCCGCCAAGGCCGCCTACCCCGAATTCAAGAAGGCGGGTGGCGGCAAGATCCTCAACAACGGCTCGATGGCGTCGCTCTTCGGCACCTCGTTCACCGCCGCCTACGGCGCCGCCAAGGGCGGCATGGTGCAGTTGACCAAAGCGCTGGCCGTGGCCTGGGCCAAGGACAACATCCAGGTCAACGCCTACCTGCCGGGCTGGATCGAAACCCGCCAGACCGCCAACCTGCCCGAGCAGTTCCCCGGCCTGGCCGAAAAGATCGCCCAGCGCTGCCCGATGGGCCACTGGGGCAAGGGAGAAGACTTCGCCGGCATCGGCGTCTTCCTGGCCAGCCGGGCGTCGGACTATATCACCGGCGCCGCCATCCCGGTCGACGGCGGCTATTCGGTGGCCGGCTGAGGGTGCCGCGGGAAAGCGCGGTCACTCCACGTGGATGTAATAGACCGCCCACACCCATTTCGAATCGTCCTGGGTCTGGAGTTCCGGATAGTCGTCCCGCGGGAAGACCACCCAGGCGGGGCCGCGATCGCCGATGCCCAGGAACCGGCCGTCCCGCTTGATCGCCAGAACGATGGGATATTTGCGTACGTCCTCCATCGGGATATCGACCGCATAGCCATCGAGCGCCTGGACGCGGACGGCGCTTCCCGTCGCCCCCGCCTTGGCCAGGACGTCGCCCAGCAGCGGCCCCTCGAAGACGAAGCCTTTCGGCCAGTCGGGATAGCGGACCTCGAGGCGTTTCAGGCCAATGGCCTGCAAATCGGCGATATCGAAGGCCGCCGCCTTGTCGAAGGCGATCTGGCCGGTCGTGAAAAAGCCGTCGTCGAAGGGATCGACCGGCCCCCGGTTGGCGTGGGTGACGGCGCCCGCCACCGTAAGCACGACGGGCCCGTCCGCCGCCTGGGCGCGCATCGGCGCGGCGCCGATGGTGGCGACAAGACAGACGATGGCGGAAATGATGCGGAAGTTCGACGTCATGGCCCCCCCTTGCCGGCCCCCCGGCGATCCAGACAACGCGCACGGCGTGTATATGGGGATGGCGCCGGTGGATAAAAGCCGGGGCCCGGCCTGAAAAACGTGGATGGAAAGCGACGGCTCCTACGGCCGGTTCCGGTTCGGGCGGGCGAGGCGCAACACCAGGGCCAGCGCCGTCTCGGCCGACAGGTCGGGCCGCGCCGCGCGCAAGGCGCCGACCGCCGCCTCGACCTGTCCCTCGTGGCACAGGCCCTGAAGGGCGGCCATCTCCAGCGCATCCTGCACGCACCGTTCGAGAGCGGCGGTTTCCACCGCCTCGTTCCGCCCGTCGTCCCTCATGGCAGCCCAGCACGCCAAGTGAAAGCGATTCTTTCCATCCCGTCCCCACCATCGGCAACGCGACAGGCATCCCAGCGCCGGGCCGATGAGGAGGAAATGGCCCGCCGCCCGACGTTTTCAACGGCACAGGGACGTCCGGCAGGGAACGAACGGCGTTCGTCAGACCCGCTTGATCGACTTGATGGGGCCGCGCGGGATGCCCGAACGCTCGGCGATTTCGCGGTCCTGGGCCTCGATGATGGCGCGCGCCGGGGCGTCGCCGTCGAGCCCGCCCAACTCCGAGTTGGGTACCCGGCGGTTGGAACTCAGCGAACCGTCCTGATAGACCACGTTGAACAGAACGAATTCGGCCTTCGCCGTTGGTTTCTTGCGGGCCATGGCAGATCTCCGTGGGCGGCCGGCGGCAAAAGAGGGTGGCGGGACCGGAAGGTCGCCACCGGGACGGATCGCCGGCCTTGTTCGAAAAAAAAGCGCCCGCCTGTCCGTGGGAGGCAGGCGAGGCGCTTTCTAGCAGACGGCGGGCGGGTCGCGCAAGCATGGCCGGCTTGACGGCCCGCCGCCTGCAGACGGGAAGTTCAGGCCGTCCCGATGTCGAGGGCGACGAAACGCTTCTGGCCGCCGTGATTGACCATCATGAGTACCGAGGAACGCTTCTCGGCCCGCGCCGCCTTCAAGGTAGCGGCCACGTCTTCGGGCGTATCCACCGTCGACGGACCGACCTTCTCGATGATGTCGCCGGGGTTGATGCCGGCCGACGCCGCCGGGCTGTCGCCGCGCACGCCGGTGACCAGCACGCCCTTGATGTCCTCGGGAATGCCCAGCCGCTGGCGGACCGGCGGCTCGATGGCGGTCAGGGTCATGCCGAGCGTCGGCTCGGCGGCCGCGGGGCCGTCGTCGGCCGCCGCCACGGTTTGTTCGGCCGGCATCGGCGCCACGGTCACGGCGAAGGTCTTCTCCTTGCCGTCCCGCCAGACGACGAAACGGGCGTCCGTTCCCTTCGGCTTGGCGGCGACGAGGCGCGGCAGTTCCCGCATGTCGTTGATCGGATCGCCCGCGACCTTGAGGATGACGTCGCCGGACTTGAGGCCGGCCTTGGCGGCTGGGCTGTCGGGGGAAACGACGACCACCAGGGCGCCCTTCGCCGCGTCGAGGCCGAGGCCCTTGGCGATCTCGGGCGTCACCGCCTGGACCTGCACGCCGATCCAGCCGCGTTCGACCTTGCCGTGCTGGCGCAACTGCTCGATCACCGACCTGGCGAGGTTGGAGGGAATGGCGAAGCCGATGCCGACGCTGCCGCCGTTGGGGGAATAGATGGCCGAATTGATGCCGACCACCTGGCCTTCCATGTTGAAGGTCGGGCCGCCCGAATTGCCCCGGTTGATGGGGGCGTCGATCTGGATGAAGTTGTCGTAGGGGCCGGCGTGAAGGTCGCGGCCGCGGGCCGACACGATGCCGGCGGTGACGGTGCCGCCCAGGCCGAACGGATTGCCCACCGCCATGACCCAGTCGCCGGTGGCGGCGGTGTCCGAATCGCCCCACGGGACATAGGGCAACGGCGCATCGGCCTTGACCTTGAGGAGGGCCAAGTCGGTCTTGGGGTCGACGCCGACCGGTTCGGCCTTCAACTGGCGCTGGTCGGGCAGCGTGACCGCCACTTCCGAGGCCCCGTCGACGACATGGTTGTTGGTGACGATGTAGCCGTCCGGCGAAATGATGAACCCGGAACCCAGGGCGTGCCGCTCGGGCTGGCCGGGCTGGCCGAACTGCTGTCCCGGCGGCATGAAACGCTTGAAGAATTCCTCGAACGGCGAGCCGGGCGGCAGGTCCGGGAAGGGCGAAGCGCC is a genomic window of Shumkonia mesophila containing:
- a CDS encoding SDR family NAD(P)-dependent oxidoreductase, coding for MNLFDLTGKVAIVTGGNSGIGLGIAKGLAGAGAAVAIAARDRRRTEGAVEEIRAAGGQATAVIADATEAKDIDRMVAETVALHGRLDILVNNVGGIVRKSPQDLSIEEWHWTIDVCLTSAFLAAKAAYPEFKKAGGGKILNNGSMASLFGTSFTAAYGAAKGGMVQLTKALAVAWAKDNIQVNAYLPGWIETRQTANLPEQFPGLAEKIAQRCPMGHWGKGEDFAGIGVFLASRASDYITGAAIPVDGGYSVAG
- a CDS encoding DegQ family serine endoprotease, whose translation is MHTDSTRRTVVRPLWKKAATVAALAAVIGGTATTAYVAGRSAPAMAAPPNDLGAKSAPAAGLVGRDALAPMSFRTLAQQVTPAVVNIATTIKGGVPAMMDGEGASPFPDLPPGSPFEEFFKRFMPPGQQFGQPGQPERHALGSGFIISPDGYIVTNNHVVDGASEVAVTLPDQRQLKAEPVGVDPKTDLALLKVKADAPLPYVPWGDSDTAATGDWVMAVGNPFGLGGTVTAGIVSARGRDLHAGPYDNFIQIDAPINRGNSGGPTFNMEGQVVGINSAIYSPNGGSVGIGFAIPSNLARSVIEQLRQHGKVERGWIGVQVQAVTPEIAKGLGLDAAKGALVVVVSPDSPAAKAGLKSGDVILKVAGDPINDMRELPRLVAAKPKGTDARFVVWRDGKEKTFAVTVAPMPAEQTVAAADDGPAAAEPTLGMTLTAIEPPVRQRLGIPEDIKGVLVTGVRGDSPAASAGINPGDIIEKVGPSTVDTPEDVAATLKAARAEKRSSVLMMVNHGGQKRFVALDIGTA